A region of the Haematobia irritans isolate KBUSLIRL chromosome 5, ASM5000362v1, whole genome shotgun sequence genome:
AACAGATCATATACCTCTGACATggttattttcaattaaagaacCTAACTCAAAATTAGTAAGATGGAGGCTAAGATTATAGGAATacgattatgaaataaaataaaggaatTTTAAACGGTAATGCTGATGCACTCTCAAGAGCATCACTTCAAAATTACAAGATGTAAGACTTTCCTACAAGATATCATTGATGAAAATGAACTTTGCGAAAGAATGGAAATGGAGTATTCTAAAAATAACCACAGAGGAATAAACGAACATTTCGCTcaattgaaaacaaatatttatcacTCAAACTTGAAGTTACGCATTAACCAATTCATCAACAATTGCGAGATATGCAACAATGACAAATATGATAGAAATCCGATTAAACAGCAGTTCAAAATAACAGAGACTCCCGAAGCCCCAGGAGAAATTATTCAAGCTGATGTATTCTATTCTATcaataaaactttgtttttaacttttatcGGCAAGTTTTCCAAACATGCCCAAGCTATTAAAATTAGAAACAGATCTTGGATTGAGTTCAAAATATACATTTCTACAATAGGTAATATCAAGAAATATCAAGAAACTTGGCTTCAAAGCGTTACCACTCTTGACATTCCTAAGGGAACAAGGTATCGATATCCATTACACGTCATATAATAACCACACTTCCAACTCTGATGTCGAAAGACTTCACAACACAATAAACGAGCATATACGAATATTAAAACATGATCCAAATAAGGACACAGAGTCTGTTGAAGAAAAACTTTATAGAATAATTATTGTTTTCCTTGATTTTCTTCgaccttttttatgttataataaataataaattaatgattttttttcaagctcgaggtctttttttgaatattttatctattttcccaatatttcgcgattgTCATATTGAATCGCTTCTTCGGGGGATCTACAATAGATTTtaagaaattacatttcataaatatcacagtattaaaaaaattataaaattatatataagtctataaattattttcttttagtcaATAATTGTCATAAGTCTAATAAAtcaatgttattttataaatatcggaCGGATATATTTACATTACATTTTACAAGTACCAGGCGAAcagaaaattaaacagtaatacCATAAATGACTTACATGCATAATCTAAACAACACAAAATACTTAAAGCTACTGTAGATTCACTACACTCGTCGGCTGTATGTATTGCACTGAGTTGTTTCTATTATTGCACGATGATCActaccatgtatttgttgttttcttttccgAAGTAAATGCCTGTGACATTGAGCGATGTTCTCTGTGTCAACTTTGAAATTCATTCGTTTGTTTGCAGGTACATTATTTATATGAAGTGTCTCTAATGTAAATCTTTTGTTGTAATTGTTCTCTCTTTCTAATATTCTAACATCGTCAAAGTTTGGGTAGTGGTTGCTCTTTGCACAGTGGTCCGCTAGTGCTGTTTTTGTGACATTTGAACTGGTGCGCAATTTTATATCTGACTTATGTCCTGACATCCTTGTTTTCAGTTTGTTTTtggatgttccgatataaaccttTTTGCATTGTTCATTATTATTTCCTCCACACGGTATTTCATATATAGTGTTGTGTTTTTCCATTGTGGGAATTCTGCttttcattttagaaaataattttttaactgtatTAATTGACTTATGTGCTAACATACATaggtttttgtcaaatatttcagAATTTGTAACCCTTTCGGATAATTTATTAACATATATCAGTGATTTGTAGACGTTttcttcgtttttgttttttccatgtgttttttctataggtttgaaatttttaattaaattattgataagatgttttggaaaattattgttcTCTTCAGTTCAAAAATAAGATAAAAGATTTGACTACCCACGAGGGGGAAAATTGGTATCCTTTGACGTTGTGTCCTTATTCCCTAGCATACCAGTCGACTTGGCTTTGAAAATTATAGAAAGTAGATGGCAAGAATTAGAAGAACATACAAGtatcacaaaaaatatgtttatgaaaattgtaatattttgcatTGTGTAAAACAGATATTTTAAGTACgaagaaaaaatatacaaacaaaaGAGAGGGTTACCCATGGGATCACCGGCTTCACCCATTGTAGCtataggtatggaatatttactTGACAactgtatggaaaatttgacaacaaatCCTTAAATAGTGACGAAATATGTGGACGATCTCTTCGCTGTGGTTCAGGAAGATGCAATAGAAGATATTTTTGACGGCATTAAATAGTTTCACTGAAAGTATAAAATTCACCGTAGAAGTGGAAAAAGAAAGGAGCATTCAATATTTTGATACACTTGTTATtaagaaagaaaattgaaaacttGGCTTAGATTGGTACCAAAAACCAACAGCATCGGGGAGAATTatgaattatttttcacaaCACCCGAAGCGTATAGTGACAAACACGGCGAAAAATCTTATAAATAGAGTGCTACACATAAGTGACAATGAATACCACTCGAAAAATAAATCCATCATTAGAGATATTTTGgacaacaataattttccaaaacatcttatcaataatttaattaaaaatttcaaacctatagaaaaaacacatggaaaaaacaaaaacgaagaaAAAGTCTACAAATCACTGATATATGTTAATAAATTATCCGAAAGGGTTACAAATTctgaaatatttgacaaaaacctATGTATGTTAGCACATAAGTCAAATAatacagttaaaaaattattttctaatatGAAAAGCAGAATTCCCACAATGGAAAAACACAACACTATATATGAAATACCGTGTGGAGGAAATAATAATGAACAATACAAAaaggtttatatcggaacatccaAAAACAAACTGAAAACAAGGATGTCAGGACATAAGTCAGATATAAAATTGCGCACCAGTTCAAATGTCACAAAAACAGCACTAGCGGACCACTGTGCAAAGAGCAACCACTACTCAAACTTTGACGATGTTAGAATATTAGAAAGAGAGAACAATTACAACAAAAGATTTACATTAGAGACACTTCATATAAACAATGTACCTGCAAACAAACGAATGAATTTTAAAGTTGACACAGAGAACATCGCTCAATGTTACAGGCATTTACTTcggaaaagaaaacaacaaatacatggtagTGATCATCGTGCAATAATAGAAACAACTCAATGCAATACATACAGCCGACGAGTGTAGTGAATCTACAGTAGCTTTAAGTATTTTGTGTTGTTTATATTATGCATGTAAATCATTTGTGgtattactgtttaattttctgTTCGCCTGGTACTTGTAAAATGTGATGTAAATATATCCGtccgatatttataaaataacattaatttatTAGACTTATTTATGATAATTATtgactaaaagaaaataatttatagacttatttataattttatattttttttaatactgtgatatttatgaaatgtaatttcttaAAATCTATTGTAGATCCCCTGAAGAAGCGATTCAATATGAcaatcgcgaaatattgggaaaataaataaaataatcaaaaaaggcctcgagcttgaaaaaaatcattaatttatttttatagaataatgatatattataataacacaaTCCATTCTACTACAAGTAAAAAACCAATTGATTTTAAAAACGGCAAAAAATGTGAAGACGAATACCCCTTAATAAGAGAAAAAATAATCAAAGTAAAAGAAAAAACCAtagaaaaacttaataaaaatagagaaaatattgaaatacaaaCCGGTCAAGTCTATATAAAAGACGAAAGAGGCGGTAAAAACCACTCAAAATTCAGACAATTGAACGTTTCCAAATTAGACGATGATCATGTAATAACAGATGGAAATTACAAATATTATAAATCACATATAAAAAGAAGAAAGCATTGTAACCCTACGACACAAACAACATcctaatacaaaacaaaataaaaaggaaaagGATTGTAAATATCCAACCTAatctaattcagaaaaaatatttaattttcttttacagATGAAACTCCCATCAACGATAATATTTACTCTCCTAAATCTACATGTTGCTCacctccaaatcatggaaacacAAGACCTCACAGAAAACGAAGGTTACATTCCTATTAAAGAAAAAGATATACAGATGATCGACCACTACAGCAGAATATTTTACTTTATCAACCTAACAAATTATTATCAAACGACAGaaactatatataaaaatattcaatcattAGACAACCCATTATCAGATTTACTACCACTACTCGACTCAACCAAAAAGAACTTTAAATTACTCCAATCAAAATTAGATAACCTAGCTCCACATTTCAGAACTAAACGAGGAATCATAAACGGTTTATGGAAAGgtataaaatttattacaggAAATATGGATAATGACGATGAAAGAGAAATTAAATCGGCAATAATAAATTTCACAACGGACATCAGGAATAATTCCGGACAAATAAACGTTCTTGCATATAAATAGACAACAATACATCGTTAGCAAGTACATTAATAAATTTCGTTATGAAATACGAAATAAAATATCTACTTTAGAAGACGAAGTTGTATTCCTTAGACATGTTTATCAGATAGACAGTGAcataaatttactaaaaaacacaTAGACGACATAGGTAGGGGAATTTTTACGAGCAAACTAGGAGTGATACCAACTGACATATATTAGAcgagaaagaaatagaaattgTGGATAATTTCGAAACTTATTCAGAAACAAAAGTTGCCGTTTCCTTCAACAAAGATAGTAATAGAAATGTATTTTATCCCAATACCACTAAcatgtataaaaatttgtaaactgtTAACGACAATTGTATAAAAAGTATTATACAAACAAATATGTCAAGTTGTACGTTTATAAAGTctaaaacaacagaaataaaaacaggagtaattttatttaaaaacttaaaaattttagtaacgATTGTAACTTTAAGGAAAGTAAAATAAATACTAGTTCTACATTCCTAATTGTATTCGAAAATTGCACAACtacaaattttcatacaaagaaAAACCTGTACTTTCAAACCTAATAACTAAAGTTAAGGAAAATAAAACActtactgaaattaatttagaagATTATATATCAAACAAATTAAATGTGAAGATAATTTTactgatttaaataaatcccaaaaaataagtTTAGTTACTAATAGCACTACAATTTACATCTTGATCATTTTATTACTTACCATAcctatattttgtaaaagaaaaGCAACCATTTTGCAAATTTCGTCGGAGCCTCAATCTAACGGAAGGGGAGTTTTGGTTACATCCCACCCTATTATAATATAGAATAATGTATTAATTTGATGGTTGCCTTTCTTAATACTAATTATTGCATACATTTCATATTCCATAAACATACGTTTCCGTTTGCCATATATTTGCAATCAAATTCTTATTAACAAGTGTCTACGAATATGCAACCCAATCAATCAGCAAAAGACATAAAAACTCAAATTGTAATTCTTCAGTTATAAAACTCATTCAGAATAATAAAGTTGTAGCAGaagctacaaaataaaaattaattaaatattggtAAAAACCAAAGTGATAAAATGAATAAAGGGTAGCAGAAgctacaacaaaaaatataaataaaaaaataatagtatttttttatttcgggtACAaacctataaaacaaaattattacacCGATACATCCAGAATTAACTGCCAGAATTATATCGTGGTTGTCGACAAAGGTATTATCACATACAagctaattttgtttttatttcggaAAAAGCATTCGAGTAGCTTCTTAAGACTCTGCCGTGGTATCTATGCAATTGCACTCAAAATGAACGTTGCATAGAATCAAGTAGTATGATTTATTGAAGACACTAGTATTTGCAGAGTACACCGAAATTATATTGGAGGGAAAGGTGAAGTTTATGCTTCAGTGGCTTTGTTCTCattgaaaaaacaaacacacacacacagagaaaAGGTTGAGACTATGACTTGACTGCCACTTGCTTCTCTCGCGGGAGATACATATAATTTTGTCTCCATCAAGAGcaagcaagtgcagccgccccaACTTATCAATGATTgacagcagcgtagctgacgtgtgtcaagtaatcaagggccacatggcgTCAAATTAACACTATTACAACAACAACCTCTGTTACAACAATGTCACTAAATTTGCAAACCGGTTATAGACAGCTCAAATTTATCAACTTCTGAGATACATTGAAATTTAGCTTTAACAGTTTGTTGTACGGACAATTATTTGAGAAAGTGTGTTTGATTCAATATTCatctatatatttatttattcattattaagttacaattaaaattgataACTTAAACAAGTTTAATGGCTATGACAACTAAGGACTTAAGCTctgaatttattacatttattCTTTGTATTTATAGATAATATTCTTTGTTTTATTATACAATGATGTGtttttcaaaaacttaaaaattttacttatgttGCTTAatatataaactaaaattaattcgAATGGATCGCAATTGTTTTTCTAATGAGATAAAATTTAGGGCAATAACATAAAACATGTTCCAatagcaaaatattcctctaaaaTGGGAGTTCAACTAAATGAGAATACCTCTGAATTAGAGCGAGTGAGAATAAGTCTATGTGAATTGTCGACGACAATATACTGGAATGGTGTTTTTGGAAAGTAATTAGCCcctaaatttttttgatatgttttcaaaattagaaAACGACTTTACAAGTGTAGTGTAAtggtaggttaataaataagccaTTATATCATTATATCATTACATTTACTACGTGTGCTTTGTACAACAAAGTCGTAAATGCACATAATAGATAAGATGTTCTGAAATAACTTCCTGTTCTATATTTATtgtgtagatttttttaattcttatctTGTTTCTGttcattattgtaattttttggtacattttattttattttaattttgttgtttcttAAGCTACAATTTACTACTTCATAGTCTGatagttataaaatattaaggtaCTCACCTCCGTAGGGAGCAGGATACATTGGATAACCAAGTCCTACGTGGGTATGATGATGGGTGTGCACATGCCTCTGTGGGGGGGGACTCCGTGAATCTGCGCCGCTCCCACTAGCGGTAACAATAGCGCTGTTTGAAGCTATGGGGGATCCAGAACTAGATGGTGGTTTTTGTAACTCATGTGCTACATTTGTTCCGACTATGGGCCCACAAAGTGCTTTTTGTCCTAAAACGTCTTGCTTGTTGGAATTTGACGTAATTGTTTGAGGTGACTGTGTTGTGTTTGAGTGATGTCCAAGAGAATTTGTACTCATATTAGGGAGATGGACAGTACTTAATGTTGGACTGGAAACACTAACTTTGGCCGTATTCGAtccattattgcttccattattTGGAGATTTTAGAGCCCGTTCACTGAGCTCATGTATTTTGTGCGTAGTATAATACTGACTGGCAGCGTGATGCAGTACGTCCAAAGCTTTTGGTCCAGCGTTTCTGGAAAGATCCTCGGGGGTGTGGTATCTTGGCATTGGTAGATGATAAGGTGCAGCATTGTACGGCGATGTTGGCGGCATCAACACATTTCTATACATAGGATGATTGGGGTCAAATCCAAACGGTGTTGGAGCTATATACGATGGATGTAAAAAGTATTGTGATGTTGGTGGAGGCGGCGGACCCTGCGTTTCCATTGTTGGTTTTTGACCTTCTTGCTTTATTGTTTTAGTTTCCTCATCTTGTTTGTGTTTCGGAGATTCCTTTGTAGTACTCGTTATTTTCCCTGAATTACTAAGCATGCCCAGAGATGCATTCGACTTGATTTTAATTTGTTGCTGTGTTTGCACATTCCCTTGTGTAGAAGGAGAATCATCCCTGCATTGCGGTTGGTTTGTTTGTGGAGAATTGCCTTGCACCTGCTGATTCAGTGAACCGTTATTTGACAATATGCTGTTTTGACGACGCTGTTGATCGTTAAATATATAATacctaaaaaaaa
Encoded here:
- the LOC142239791 gene encoding uncharacterized protein LOC142239791; this encodes MTFSRRVCEQIKYYVGNYRLENVLRFNDLGVLFDSRLDFGPHIEGCVNKAIGVLGFIKRWSKEFVDPYLTKRLFTTLVKHILDYVSPSYQFNVDQNYAPLPVNAEEGKGNRHLGILSPSEQQQPVLLFKEDRRKEDSHPNDSTKVLHQQQGTPSKQIKSESATKAENIKSEPVNNISSPMSHIPLNNKDLGSYSNVYSRHPVTLSSQQTSREEELRRYYIFNDQQRRQNSILSNNGSLNQQVQGNSPQTNQPQCRDDSPSTQGNVQTQQQIKIKSNASLGMLSNSGKITSTTKESPKHKQDEETKTIKQEGQKPTMETQGPPPPPTSQYFLHPSYIAPTPFGFDPNHPMYRNVLMPPTSPYNAAPYHLPMPRYHTPEDLSRNAGPKALDVLHHAASQYYTTHKIHELSERALKSPNNGSNNGSNTAKVSVSSPTLSTVHLPNMSTNSLGHHSNTTQSPQTITSNSNKQDVLGQKALCGPIVGTNVAHELQKPPSSSGSPIASNSAIVTASGSGADSRSPPPQRHVHTHHHTHVGLGYPMYPAPYGAAVLASQQAAAVAVINPFPPGPTK